From Pseudomonas fluorescens, one genomic window encodes:
- the phaC gene encoding class II poly(R)-hydroxyalkanoic acid synthase, with translation MRDKPAPGTLPTAATFINAQSAITGLRGRDLLSTLRSVAAHGLRHPVHSARHALALGGQLGRVLLGETLHQPHATDSRFSDPSWSLNPFYRRSLQAYLSWQKQVKSWIDESGMPDDDRARAHFAFALINDAVSPSNTLLNPLAVKELFNSGGHSLVRGLTHLFDDLLHNNGLPSQVTKHAFEVGKTVATTPGAVVFRNELLELMQYKPMSEKQYARPLLVVPPQINKYYIFDLSPSNSFVQFALKNGLQVFMISWRNPDVRHREWGLSSYVEAVEEAMNVCRAITGSRDVNLMGACAGGLTIAALQGHLQAKRQLRRIASATYLVSLLDSQLDSPATLFADEQTLEAAKRRSYQQGVLDGRDMARVFAWMRPNDLIWNYWVNNYLLGKEPPAFDILYWNNDNTRLPAALHGDLLDFFKHNPLTHPGGLEVCGTPIDLQKVNVDSFSVAGMNDHITPWDAVYRSTLLLGGDRRFVLSNSGHVQSILNPPGNPKAHYVESAKMTSDPRAWYYDAKQAEGSWWTEWLGWIQARSGAQRETLMALGNQKYPPQEAAPGTYVRVR, from the coding sequence ATGCGAGACAAACCAGCACCGGGCACCCTGCCGACAGCGGCGACGTTCATCAATGCCCAGAGTGCGATCACCGGCCTGCGTGGCCGCGACCTGCTCTCAACCCTGCGCAGCGTCGCCGCCCATGGCTTGCGCCATCCCGTGCACAGCGCTCGTCACGCACTGGCGCTCGGCGGGCAATTGGGTCGAGTATTGCTGGGCGAAACGCTGCATCAGCCGCACGCCACCGACAGTCGCTTCAGCGATCCCAGCTGGAGCCTCAATCCCTTTTACCGGCGCAGCCTGCAGGCCTACCTGAGCTGGCAGAAACAGGTCAAAAGCTGGATCGACGAAAGCGGCATGCCCGACGATGACCGCGCCCGCGCGCACTTCGCCTTCGCCCTGATCAACGATGCGGTTTCGCCTTCCAACACCCTACTCAACCCGCTGGCGGTCAAGGAGCTGTTCAACTCCGGCGGCCACAGCCTGGTCCGCGGACTGACCCACCTGTTCGATGACTTGCTACACAACAATGGCTTGCCCAGCCAGGTCACCAAGCATGCTTTCGAGGTCGGCAAAACCGTCGCCACCACCCCCGGCGCCGTGGTGTTTCGCAATGAGCTGCTGGAGTTGATGCAGTACAAGCCGATGAGCGAAAAGCAGTACGCCCGGCCATTGCTGGTGGTGCCGCCGCAGATCAACAAGTACTACATTTTCGACTTGAGCCCGAGCAACAGCTTCGTCCAGTTTGCCCTGAAGAATGGCCTGCAAGTGTTCATGATCAGTTGGCGCAACCCGGATGTGCGGCACCGCGAATGGGGCTTGTCCAGCTACGTCGAAGCCGTGGAAGAGGCGATGAACGTCTGCCGGGCAATCACCGGCAGCCGCGACGTCAACCTGATGGGCGCTTGTGCCGGCGGGCTGACCATCGCAGCCTTGCAGGGCCATCTGCAGGCCAAGCGGCAATTGCGCCGGATCGCCAGTGCGACCTACCTGGTCAGCCTGCTCGACAGCCAACTGGACAGCCCGGCCACGCTGTTTGCCGATGAGCAGACCCTCGAAGCAGCCAAACGCCGTTCCTATCAGCAAGGCGTGCTCGATGGCCGCGACATGGCCCGGGTGTTTGCCTGGATGCGCCCCAACGACCTGATCTGGAACTACTGGGTCAACAACTACCTGCTGGGCAAGGAGCCGCCGGCGTTCGACATCCTCTATTGGAACAACGACAACACACGCCTGCCGGCAGCCCTGCACGGCGACCTGCTGGACTTCTTCAAGCACAACCCGCTGACCCACCCAGGCGGCTTGGAGGTGTGCGGTACGCCGATCGACTTGCAGAAAGTCAACGTCGACAGTTTCAGCGTGGCCGGCATGAATGACCACATCACCCCGTGGGACGCGGTCTACCGCTCCACCCTGCTGCTTGGCGGCGATCGGCGCTTCGTGCTGTCCAATAGCGGTCACGTGCAGAGCATTCTCAACCCACCGGGCAACCCCAAGGCCCACTATGTCGAGAGCGCAAAAATGACCAGCGACCCGCGGGCCTGGTACTACGATGCCAAGCAGGCCGAGGGCAGTTGGTGGACCGAGTGGCTGGGCTGGATCCAGGCGCGCTCCGGCGCCCAACGGGAAACCCTTATGGCGCTGGGGAACCAGAAATACCCTCCTCAGGAAGCCGCACCTGGCACCTATGTGCGGGTGCGTTGA
- a CDS encoding TetR/AcrR family transcriptional regulator, translated as MKTRDRILECALLLFNQKGEPNVSTMEVANEMGISPGNLYYHFHGKEPLILGLFERFQSELTPLLDPPSDARLSPDEYWLFLHLIIERLAHYRFLFQDLSNLAGRLPKLAKGIRNLLNALKRTLASLLARLKAEGRLVSDTRALGQLVEQITMTLLFSLDYQRILDREGEVRVVVYQIMMLVAPHLQPAGKIATEQLAQQYLEAHA; from the coding sequence ATGAAAACCCGCGACCGGATTCTTGAATGCGCCCTGTTGTTGTTCAACCAGAAGGGCGAACCGAATGTCTCGACCATGGAGGTTGCCAACGAAATGGGGATCAGCCCCGGCAACCTCTACTACCACTTTCACGGTAAGGAGCCGTTGATTCTCGGTTTGTTCGAACGCTTTCAAAGTGAGCTGACACCGCTGCTGGATCCGCCCTCCGATGCACGCTTGAGTCCGGACGAGTACTGGCTGTTCCTGCACCTGATCATCGAGCGCCTGGCGCATTACCGCTTTCTGTTCCAGGACCTGTCGAACCTGGCCGGACGCCTGCCGAAACTGGCCAAGGGCATCCGCAACCTGCTCAACGCCCTCAAGCGTACGCTGGCCTCATTGCTGGCGCGCCTCAAGGCTGAGGGAAGACTGGTGAGCGATACCCGTGCTCTCGGGCAACTGGTCGAGCAGATCACCATGACCCTGCTGTTCTCCCTCGACTACCAGCGGATTCTCGATCGTGAAGGCGAGGTGCGGGTGGTGGTCTATCAGATCATGATGCTGGTGGCGCCCCACCTGCAGCCGGCGGGCAAGATAGCGACCGAGCAACTGGCGCAGCAATATCTCGAAGCGCACGCCTGA
- a CDS encoding phasin family protein, with protein sequence MAGKKTTDKEGSSWIGKVEDYSRKIWLAGLGVYSKIDTDGSKLFDALVKDGEKAEKLTKSAVGKKVDAAKDSASSAKSRISGVKDRALGKWDELEGAFDKRLNSAISRLGVPSRNEVKALHSKVDTLTKQIEKLTGAKVAPVAAKTAAAKPAVAKPAAKPVAAKAAAKPAAKPAAKAAAKPAAKTAAAKPAAKPAAKPVAAKAAAKPAAKPAAKPAAKTAAAKPAAKPAAAKKPAAKKPAAPKAPAVAAKPAAAAAPAPVSSANSAAAPAPAATPTATPTPAAPTSQS encoded by the coding sequence ATGGCTGGTAAAAAAACCACTGATAAAGAAGGCAGCTCGTGGATCGGGAAAGTCGAAGACTACTCCCGCAAAATCTGGCTGGCTGGTTTAGGCGTGTACTCGAAGATCGACACTGACGGCAGCAAACTCTTCGATGCATTGGTTAAAGATGGCGAGAAAGCAGAGAAGCTCACCAAGAGCGCTGTGGGTAAAAAAGTCGACGCTGCCAAAGACTCTGCGTCGTCCGCCAAGTCGCGTATCTCCGGCGTGAAAGATCGTGCGCTGGGCAAATGGGATGAACTGGAAGGGGCTTTCGACAAGCGCCTGAACAGCGCCATTTCCCGTCTGGGCGTGCCAAGCCGCAATGAAGTCAAGGCACTGCACAGCAAGGTCGATACCCTGACCAAGCAGATCGAAAAACTCACCGGTGCCAAGGTTGCACCTGTTGCGGCGAAAACCGCAGCGGCCAAACCTGCTGTTGCCAAGCCAGCCGCCAAACCGGTTGCCGCCAAGGCCGCCGCCAAACCTGCAGCCAAACCTGCAGCCAAAGCAGCGGCCAAGCCGGCTGCGAAAACGGCAGCGGCCAAACCCGCCGCCAAACCCGCCGCCAAGCCGGTCGCCGCCAAGGCCGCAGCAAAACCGGCAGCCAAGCCAGCCGCCAAGCCTGCGGCGAAAACCGCAGCGGCCAAGCCTGCAGCCAAACCGGCCGCAGCGAAAAAGCCGGCAGCCAAAAAGCCTGCGGCACCGAAAGCGCCAGCCGTCGCTGCGAAGCCGGCCGCTGCTGCCGCGCCAGCGCCGGTCAGCTCGGCAAACTCCGCCGCCGCGCCAGCACCTGCTGCAACCCCGACTGCAACGCCAACTCCAGCGGCGCCAACCAGTCAGTCCTGA
- the phaZ gene encoding poly(3-hydroxyalkanoate) depolymerase: MAQPFIFRTVDLDGQTIRTAVRPGKSHLTPLLIFNGIGANLELVFPFVQALDPDLEVIAFDVPGVGGSSTPRRPYRFPGLAKLTARMLDYLDYGQVNAIGVSWGGALAQQFAHDYPERCKKLVLAATAAGAVMVPGKPKVLWMMASPRRYIQPSHVIRIAPMIYGGSFRRDPNLAADHASKVRSAGKLGYYWQLFAGLGWTSIHWLHKIRQPTLVLAGDDDPLIPLVNMRMLAWRIPNAQLHIIDDGHLFLITRAEAVAPIIMKFLQEERQRAVMHPHPAPYGGT; the protein is encoded by the coding sequence ATGGCGCAACCGTTCATTTTTCGTACCGTCGACCTGGATGGCCAGACCATCCGCACCGCGGTACGCCCGGGCAAGTCGCACTTGACCCCCTTGCTGATTTTCAACGGCATCGGCGCCAACCTGGAGCTGGTGTTTCCGTTCGTCCAAGCGCTGGATCCGGACCTTGAGGTGATTGCCTTCGACGTGCCGGGTGTGGGCGGCTCGTCGACGCCTCGACGTCCGTACCGTTTTCCCGGGCTGGCCAAATTGACCGCGCGGATGCTCGACTACCTCGACTACGGCCAGGTCAACGCGATTGGCGTGTCATGGGGTGGCGCGCTGGCGCAACAGTTCGCCCATGACTATCCCGAACGCTGCAAGAAACTGGTGCTGGCGGCAACGGCAGCCGGCGCGGTGATGGTCCCGGGCAAGCCGAAGGTGCTGTGGATGATGGCCAGCCCGCGACGCTACATCCAGCCGTCCCACGTGATTCGCATCGCGCCAATGATCTATGGCGGTTCGTTCCGCCGCGACCCCAACCTGGCAGCCGACCACGCCAGCAAGGTTCGTTCGGCTGGCAAGCTGGGCTACTACTGGCAACTGTTCGCAGGCCTGGGCTGGACCAGCATTCACTGGCTGCACAAGATCCGCCAACCCACCCTGGTGCTGGCCGGTGACGACGACCCGCTGATCCCGCTGGTCAATATGCGCATGCTCGCCTGGCGTATTCCCAATGCCCAGCTACACATAATCGACGACGGTCATTTATTCCTGATCACCCGGGCCGAGGCCGTCGCCCCCATCATCATGAAATTCCTTCAGGAAGAACGCCAGCGCGCGGTCATGCACCCGCATCCGGCGCCCTATGGCGGCACATGA